From the Falco biarmicus isolate bFalBia1 chromosome 19, bFalBia1.pri, whole genome shotgun sequence genome, one window contains:
- the LOC130141328 gene encoding keratin, type II cytoskeletal 4-like, whose protein sequence is MSRQCYTSSSLLGRRGFSSASAVCGLGRGNSSSASVCQPVGRRCGIGGFSSRSVCDLGRGQRISFGGSCRSGVYGGAGVGRCGVAYGGGRFGVGTVVGFGNCGSYGGLGSYRGLGDGVAIGGYGGGIGIGLGGGRSEGIRGVSIHPELLKPLCVGVDPEECQVRTHEKEQIKNLNNQFACFIDKVRLLEQQNKVLTTKWELLQQYVLPASRRNLEPVFENFICNLRKQLECVLGERERLENEERCLRDLVQEYKCKYEDEINKRTAAENEFVVLKKDVDCLYLTKEELEVRVGLLRQQLEFLKCIYAEERAQLDCQLCDTSVIVQMDNSRDLDMEGIIKSVECCYEEIAQKSKAEVEAFYQTRLEELHSSRGKFCDDLRNNQSEIAELNRMIQKLQCESDNVKKQIAALQTAICDAEQRGDCALKDARQKLIDLQTALQQAKDKMACLLRDYQELLNVKLALDIEIATYRTLLEGEESRICTGNPVSVAVVSGGGTVGECRSLSGIGGKCTVKTGGAGAGLGVVSSFGVGGAGFSTRSVDCLPRVGGGFGARSAVSCMGREVIPGAEGVQCATGVGNLGNLGNLGNVVCAGVEQCSPGAVIIPGAGVCGTGNRYSTAVRVVRTTR, encoded by the exons ATGAGTCGACAGTGCTACacctccagctccctcctgGGGAGACGGGGCTTCTCCTCCGCGTCCGCCGTCTGCGGCCTCGGCAGGGGCAACAGCAGCTCAGCCTCTGTCTGCCAGCCGGTGGGACGGAGATGTGGCATCGGTGGCTTCAGCAGCCGGAGCGTCTGTGACCTGGGGAGAGGGCAAAGGATTTCCTTCGGTGGCAGCTGCCGCAGCGGGGTCTACGGCGGTGCCGGCGTTGGACGTTGCGGTGTGGCTTACGGCGGAGGCCGCTTTGGCGTGGGCACGGTTGTGGGGTTTGGTAACTGCGGAAGCTACGGGGGCTTGGGCAGCTACAGAGGTCTCGGGGACGGCGTGGCTATCGGAGGCTACGGGGGCGGCATTGGCATCGGCCTCGGCGGAGGTAGATCGGAAGGGATTCGGGGCGTCAGCATCCACCCGGAGCTCCTCAAGCCCCTCTGTGTGGGGGTTGACCCCGAGGAGTGCCAAGTGCGGACCCACGAGAAGGAACAGATCAAGAACCTCAACAACCAGTTTGCCTGCTTCATCGACAAG GTCCGGCTGCTGGAACAGCAGAACAAGGTGCTGACCACCaagtgggagctgctgcagcagtatGTCCTGCCAGCTTCCAGGAGAAACCTGGAGCCCGTGTTCGAGAATTTCATCTGCAACCTGAGGAAGCAGCTGGAGTGTGTGCTGGGGGAGCGGGAGAGGCTGGAAAACGAGGAACGGTGCCTCAGAGACCTGGTTCAAGAGTACAAGTGCAA ATATGAAGATGAGATCAACAAGCGCACGGCTGCGGAGAATGAGTTTGTGGTCCTCAAGAAG GATGTGGACTGTCTCTACCTGAccaaggaggagctggaagtgAGGGTGGGTCTCCTGCGGCAGCAGCTGGAGTTCCTGAAGTGCATCTATGCTGAG GAGAGAGCTCAGCTGGACTGCCAGCTGTGTGACACCTCTGTCATCGTGCAAATGGACAACAGCCGGGACCTGGACATGGAGGGCATCATCAAAAGCGTTGAGTGCTGCTATGAGGAGATTGCCCAGAAGAGCAAGGCTGAAGTGGAGGCTTTCTACCAAACCAGA CTGGAGGagctccacagcagcagggGCAAGTTCTGCGATGACCTGAGAAACAACCAGAGTGAGATAGCTGAGCTGAACCGGATGATCCAGAAGCTGCAGTGCGAGTCGGATAACGTGAAGAAACAG ATCgcagctctgcagacagccATCTGCGACGCCGAGCAGCGGGGTGACTGCGCCCTCAAAGATGCCCGGCAGAAGCTGATTGATCTGCAGACTGCACTGCAGCAAGCCAAGGACAAGATGGCATGCTTGCTGAGAGACTACCAGGAGCTGCTGAACGTCAAGCTGGCCCTGGACATTGAGATTGCCACTTACAGGACGCtgctggaaggagaagagagCAG GATATGTACTGGCAACCCTGTGAGCGTTG CTGTGGTCAGCGGTGGTGGCACCGTCGGGGAGTGCCGATCTCTATCAGGAATCGGAGGCAAATGCACCGTCAAGACAGGAGGGGCTGGTGCGGGGTTAGGGGTGGTCTCCTCCTTCGGCGTCGGTGGTGCCGGCTTTAGCACCCGGAGCGTGGATTGCCTCCCCAGGGTGGGGGGCGGCTTTGGGGCGAGGAGCGCGGTCAGCTGCATGGGGCGAGAAGTCATCCCGGGTGCGGAGGGGGTGCAGTGCGCCACAGGTGTGGGCAACCTGGGCAACCTGGGCAACCTGGGCAATGTCGTGTGCGCCGGCGTGGAGCAGTGCAGCCCGGGAGCCGTCATCATTCCCGGGGCAGGGGTCTGTGGCACTGGGAACAGGTACAGCACGGCTGTGCGCGTGGTCAGAACAACCCGGTag